One genomic region from Haloarcula taiwanensis encodes:
- a CDS encoding ABC transporter: MNPNATQFLTLARREVLRFVRRPYNTFLPPIITNALYFSVFGVILGSRIGEIAGVSYLQFVLPGLVVLGAISDSFENASFTIFHGRWNDYIQAVLTSPMSNRSMVAAYVSASALRGIVTSLLIVGVGLIFTSVPVANPLYLVSFLLVITTLFGGLGVIGGLWASDFDYLTVMNQFILRPLVFFGAVFYSLEVLPAFWRSVSLLNPMVYMVNGVRYGMIGVTEIDPNTSLAVLTGTTVVVLSIDFLLFKRGYGLAE; the protein is encoded by the coding sequence ATGAACCCGAACGCGACGCAGTTCCTGACACTGGCCCGGCGGGAAGTGCTGCGGTTCGTCCGCCGGCCGTACAACACCTTCCTCCCGCCGATTATCACGAACGCGCTGTATTTCTCTGTGTTCGGCGTGATTCTGGGGAGCCGAATCGGCGAAATCGCGGGCGTGAGCTACCTCCAGTTCGTCCTGCCGGGACTGGTCGTGCTCGGAGCCATTTCGGACAGTTTCGAGAACGCCTCCTTTACTATCTTCCACGGGCGCTGGAACGACTACATCCAGGCCGTGCTCACGTCCCCGATGTCGAACCGGAGCATGGTGGCCGCCTACGTCTCGGCCAGTGCGCTCCGTGGTATCGTCACGTCCTTGCTCATCGTCGGCGTCGGGCTGATATTCACGTCCGTCCCCGTCGCCAACCCCCTGTATCTCGTCTCGTTCCTGCTGGTGATTACCACGCTGTTCGGCGGGCTCGGTGTTATCGGCGGCCTCTGGGCGAGCGACTTCGACTACCTGACGGTGATGAACCAGTTTATCCTCCGGCCGCTGGTGTTTTTCGGCGCGGTGTTTTACTCGCTGGAAGTCCTCCCGGCGTTCTGGCGCAGCGTCTCGTTGCTCAACCCGATGGTATACATGGTGAACGGCGTCCGCTACGGGATGATCGGTGTCACCGAAATCGATCCGAACACGTCGCTGGCCGTCCTGACCGGGACGACCGTCGTCGTGTTGTCCATCGACTTCCTGCTGTTCAAGCGCGGCTACGGGCTCGCCGAATAG
- a CDS encoding ABC transporter ATP-binding protein, whose protein sequence is MTEPAIRASGLQKRYGDVQALDDLELTVEQGEFFGLLGPNGAGKTTFINTLVGLVHKDGGTAEVFGFDVEDDYREVRDRIGVAPQEFNVDRFFPIIEVLEHKAGYHGISRAEARERAEDALKTVGIWDKRDTRFDWLSGGMKRRFVLARALVSNPDLLILDEPTAGVDVQLRHDLWEIINRMNDAGTTILLTTHYIEEAERLCDRVAIMDDGRKVEVATPDDLMARGTDTIVLELAEMPRTAPRLDVEGITDIELTDEGLAVTAMGGSQTAPAIMRELESQGHTVTSLEIRRASLEEVFVDMTRDDREYAEVSA, encoded by the coding sequence ATGACTGAACCGGCGATACGCGCTAGCGGGTTACAGAAGCGCTACGGCGATGTCCAGGCACTCGACGACCTGGAACTGACAGTCGAGCAAGGCGAGTTCTTCGGCCTGCTCGGCCCGAACGGGGCCGGCAAGACGACGTTCATCAACACGCTGGTCGGCCTCGTCCACAAGGACGGGGGAACCGCGGAGGTGTTCGGCTTCGACGTGGAGGACGACTACCGCGAGGTCCGCGACCGTATCGGCGTCGCACCACAGGAGTTCAACGTCGACCGCTTTTTTCCCATCATCGAGGTGCTGGAACACAAGGCGGGCTACCACGGTATCAGCCGGGCCGAGGCCAGAGAGCGGGCCGAGGACGCGCTGAAGACCGTCGGCATCTGGGACAAGCGCGACACGCGCTTCGACTGGCTCTCCGGCGGGATGAAACGGCGGTTCGTCCTCGCCCGCGCGCTCGTCTCGAACCCGGACCTGCTCATCCTCGACGAGCCGACGGCGGGGGTCGACGTCCAGCTCCGCCACGACCTCTGGGAGATTATCAACCGGATGAACGACGCCGGGACCACAATTTTGCTGACGACTCACTACATCGAGGAGGCCGAGCGGCTCTGTGACCGGGTGGCCATCATGGACGACGGGCGGAAAGTCGAGGTGGCGACCCCCGACGACCTGATGGCCCGCGGGACGGACACTATCGTCCTCGAGCTCGCCGAGATGCCGCGAACGGCCCCGCGACTCGACGTTGAGGGAATCACCGACATCGAACTGACCGACGAAGGGCTGGCTGTCACCGCGATGGGCGGGAGCCAGACTGCGCCCGCGATAATGCGTGAACTCGAATCGCAGGGCCACACCGTCACCTCGCTGGAGATCCGCCGCGCGTCGCTCGAAGAGGTGTTCGTCGACATGACCCGCGACGACCGCGAGTACGCGGAGGTGTCGGCATGA
- a CDS encoding cobalamin-binding protein has product MRVVTLLPSATEIVYALGVEPVGVSHECDHPPAAREKPSVNRSRVDPTASSGEINEQVAAAEESDGVYAIDHETLAELEPDLIVTQGVCDVCAVDHVLVAEAVEELGLDADVLTLDVHSLDDLFDSIHRVGAAVGRDDRAAELVADLRDRVAAVETTAARAKTTPRVAVLDWLDPVMVAGHWVPEMIETAGGTYGMEESGAHSRPREWTAVREYDPEVLVAAPCGFDVAQTRENRADLTDRPGFDDLTAVREGRAYVMDGHHYVNRSGPRLVDTLEFLAALVHPDLFETPPRDAVVELGTVRA; this is encoded by the coding sequence ATGCGAGTCGTCACGCTCCTGCCCTCGGCGACGGAGATCGTCTACGCGCTCGGTGTCGAGCCGGTCGGTGTCTCACATGAGTGCGACCATCCGCCAGCGGCCCGCGAGAAGCCGTCGGTCAACCGCTCGCGCGTCGACCCGACAGCATCGAGCGGCGAGATAAACGAGCAGGTCGCGGCCGCCGAGGAGAGCGACGGCGTCTACGCCATCGACCACGAGACACTGGCGGAACTGGAACCCGACCTCATCGTCACTCAGGGCGTCTGTGACGTGTGTGCCGTCGATCACGTGCTGGTCGCCGAGGCCGTCGAGGAACTGGGACTGGACGCCGACGTACTGACACTCGATGTCCACAGCCTCGACGACCTGTTCGACTCCATCCACCGGGTCGGTGCAGCGGTCGGGCGTGACGACCGCGCCGCCGAACTCGTCGCCGACCTCAGGGACCGGGTCGCGGCCGTCGAGACGACGGCAGCACGGGCCAAGACGACACCTCGCGTGGCGGTGCTGGACTGGCTGGACCCGGTGATGGTCGCCGGCCACTGGGTCCCGGAAATGATCGAGACGGCCGGCGGCACTTACGGAATGGAAGAGTCCGGCGCGCACTCCCGGCCGCGTGAGTGGACGGCGGTCCGCGAGTACGACCCCGAGGTGCTGGTGGCTGCGCCCTGTGGTTTCGACGTGGCACAGACTCGCGAGAACCGCGCCGACCTGACCGACCGCCCCGGCTTCGACGACCTGACGGCCGTCCGCGAGGGCCGGGCGTACGTGATGGACGGCCACCACTACGTCAACCGGTCGGGGCCGCGGCTCGTAGACACGCTTGAGTTCCTGGCGGCACTCGTCCATCCGGACCTGTTCGAGA
- a CDS encoding RNA-binding protein: MEVKSRHHLRSDEVDTITTALSENLGVELDADSFEKVEFDDSDWDVVLVDGDPLVLYLDREGPRPSDGGGEAAEKEPFLTVQGANQHPPEKHVVTVDAGAVSFVSDGADIMRPGITEADDDISEGDLVVINEESHGKFLAVGRAQTDGDDMVGDSGKVVKSLHHVGDDLFEFSV; this comes from the coding sequence ATGGAAGTCAAGTCGCGACACCACCTCCGTTCGGACGAGGTTGACACCATCACGACGGCGCTGTCGGAGAATCTCGGTGTCGAACTCGACGCGGATAGCTTCGAGAAGGTCGAGTTCGACGACAGCGACTGGGACGTCGTCCTCGTCGACGGCGACCCGCTCGTCCTCTACCTAGATCGCGAGGGACCCCGTCCCTCGGATGGAGGCGGCGAAGCCGCCGAGAAAGAGCCGTTCCTCACAGTACAGGGCGCCAACCAGCACCCGCCCGAGAAACACGTCGTCACCGTCGACGCCGGGGCCGTCTCCTTTGTCTCAGACGGCGCGGACATCATGCGGCCGGGCATCACCGAGGCCGACGACGACATCAGTGAGGGCGATTTGGTCGTCATCAACGAGGAGTCCCACGGGAAGTTCCTCGCTGTCGGCCGCGCGCAGACCGACGGCGACGATATGGTCGGCGACAGCGGGAAAGTCGTCAAGTCGCTCCACCACGTCGGCGACGATCTGTTCGAGTTTTCGGTGTAG